A stretch of DNA from Echeneis naucrates chromosome 3, fEcheNa1.1, whole genome shotgun sequence:
AATCCCGGTTGACCTCATGGTGTGTAGAAGTGACTCGACTTGCTCTGCAAGCATGCTGCCTCTAATCTGTGGTGAGGCAGGATGAAGCTAAACTTAGCCCACCACAGCACCACTCATCTCACCTTGCATGCCACTCATGAatgtctctctgtatgtgtgtgtccagattATTGGTGTCTGGAGGACCTATACCGGGAGCTTGTGCGCCTTTATGTTGAAGCCATGGTGTCTCTCCAGGGCAGAGCCCCTGATCCTACCACGGTGGAGGGCTGTGTTAACCTCAAACCTCACAACTTTCTGCTCGCCTGGCATACACCCTTCAATGAAAAAGGTCACTGGACATTAGAAATTTATTTTAGTCTGTAATTCCGTGAAAGCAACACAACTACAGAATATGAAAATGTGCGTCtgaatgcatgcatgtgttgttACCCAGGGTCTGGCTTTGGGGCAGCCGCCAAGGCCATGTGTGTGGGTATGAGATACTGGCAGCCTGAGAGACTAGACAGTCTGGTGGAGGTCAGCATCGAGATCGGAAGAATGACACACAACCACCCCACAGGTGCTTCTCCTacctgctctcacacacatttagcAACCGCAGTCTGATTAGTGTGCAGCTGGTAAACTAAGGAGCTTCCCTCATTGCATTTTGCCTGCAAGGACACTGATTTAGTATGACTAGTAAATTGATGAGTTTGAAGAGCAAGTAGATAGAACTGACATAGTTGCTTGAGGTGTCACTCTTCACTTCAGGCTTCCTCGGCTCCCTCACAACGGCACTGTTTGCATCGTATGCGATCCAAGGGAAACCTATTGTTACTTGGGGCCGTGAGCTCATGAAAGTCATCCCTCTTGCTGAGGATTACTGCAAGAAGACCATACGACACATGGCGGGTCTGactgttttcctcttctgtgtTCATTCAAGTACATTATTTTCCAGCGTGCTAGTTTAAATCAGTTAATGCTATGTGTCTGAAATCAGCTCATGCAAGAAATGTTGATTGTGCATCCTTATGCAGAGTATCAAGAaaactggttttattttgaggCCAAGTGGCAGTTTTacctggaggagagagagatagacaaAGAGGGGCAGAACAAACCTTTGTTCCCTGATCGCTATGATGCTGAGGAAACAGACAAGGTACGTCCTGCCTCCATGACTCACAGAACAAAAGTCATGCAAGGGTAAGCCCACCCTCGGATTTTGATTAAAACAGAGTACTTCTCTTCTGTCAATTTCCATGTCCACACAGATGTATAAACGCTGGAGTTCAGAAGGTTGTGCGGGCCGAAGAGGTCACGATGCTCCTATGATAGCCTATGATGCCCTTTTGGCTGCAGGGAGTGACTGGACTGAATTGTGTAAACGAGCCATGTTTCATGGAGGTGAGAGCTAAAGCATTCTGCATTCAcctgaaatatataaaaaaaaaatgaacacatgcGATTTTCACAGTAGACTTCTCTGTTGTCTCAGGTGAGAGTGAGGCCACAGGCCTGATTGCAGGTTGTCTGTATGGCCTCATGAATGGCCTGAGCCAGGTATCCCAGGGCCTATACCAGGATTTGGACAAAAGAGCGCGGCTGGAAGAGCTTGGAGAGGCGCTTTACAAGGCAGCATCAATGGAGAAGTGCATTGACAAGTAATCCTGATCTTGACTGGCCTGAACCCTACTGGCTGTCAGCGGAACTGCACATGAATCTAAAACtgcttcactctgtccctccttGGCAGTATATCAATACTCTAAGCGGCTTCTTGTTCTATTCTcacccatctctccctctccgcTATACACAGATCTGACAAACACATTCTGCTGGATCGGCCCACTGTATCTATCAGTTCATAACACATTATGACTTTAAAGCTAATACTCCAATGACCTGCCTCACTTAAATGTTAATGACATGGAGGAAAGTACATGCTTtgggggagttttttttttttttttttttttttgcttgtatgATATTTAGTTAACAAAGACAGTAATTTATCTCTCTGGTCTTTGCCTTCTCTAAAAGCCAGCATGTATTAACATTAAGCCCAAAGTTATGTTGTATTGTGGCATAATTCATTAAAATGGCATTAAATCATTTACTTTGGCCtaattgattttaaattctcaacagaaacacaaaggctCAGCACACCTACTGTTAAAGGTTATTGATTAATATTTAGTGGTAAAACTAGATTGAACGCATCTTGagtttatcagtgtgtgtaagatatatttaacatttaaaatgattttaatgttGTCTTACCCTTTTTATTACTGTTGACACTGAAATGCTCTTATCAGGTACAGCGTACCATAATGTGAAAGCATGCTGTTACAGGTGTGCTGGAGGGATTAAGTTTTGCGTGTCCTCTATTCTCCATAGACCAGATTCTTGGAAGACCAGTATCGGCCCTGATCCCAGTTTGTTGAGGAAGTTGGTTAGAGATCGAAACTGCCGTCCAGTGCTCCGAGGGATTCTTGAGAGTCTCCTGCATTACTTAACACAGCATCTGCCAAAGTTGTCcaccagaaacacaaacctggaGAAGCTAGGGTCTGATACTGTTGCAGAAAGAAACCCAAGTACAGAAGATCATCCAGATCCgagaaccaggacttcaatgAAGGGTGAACTGGTAACAGGGGAAACTGCTGAGACTAGTCCCAAGATCCTTGAAAAATGTCAGGTGCAGCCACAAAAAGAAAGACGGCCAAATAAGaatggagaaaatgaaagagcagGAGACTTAATACCCCGACACCTTACCACATTTCAGCTCCTCCAGTCAAAGTTTCTAAGGACCACACCCAAACCTCCCATCACCCACCACAGAGAAGTAGGAACTCTATCCTCTGGCAGAGGAGTGGCAGGTAAGGTGAACCAAAGCCAAGACAAGCATGACATGCTAAAGAAGGGCAAAcctaaaagagaaaagggacTAAAGACAGGAGGAAGTGTGAAGGATATGGTATCCAAGTTTGTGATGTCAAAGCAGAAAGAAATGGGACTGAATGTGGTGGCAAAACTGACAATCAAACCAAAACTCATTGGGAAAGGgatcctcttttcttccttaaTGGAGAAGTTTGAGACTATGGCTAATGTATGCAAAGGAAGCAATTTGAAATATTCCCATAAACGGACTTCTGGAGAGATCAAGGTGACAAGTAGTACAAAAGAGAAAGTAGCTTGTCATGAAAGATGGCAACAACACGTGGTGGATCACACGGCCCCCAGACAAAACCAACACAAGCTGATGAAAGTTAACTCTGCTGGACGGCAGTTACAGAGAAGTCAAACTTTAAatgcaaaagaacaaaaacctgAGGAGGCAGTAGATGCTTTAACAAACTCAAACTTGGAAGAAAACAATAATTTGAAAGGAGATAAACCCGGACTTCTGGGGTACCAGCCCTCAGATCAAAAGGCTGACAGTCATTGTTCATTAAAAAGTATGAATGGTCAAACTTATGATAATAATGTTCAGGGTTGTGAGTCAGGGGAATATGGTCAAATTCAAACCACAGTTGATGCAACTCAGCCTGTTACAAACAGCTTAAAATATGGACGTCCAGAGATGCTCTGTTTAACTTCTGCCACAGAGTGGTCATCCCCAGAACCATACAGGCTTTGTCCTCTGACGGACGCTCCATTGAAATGGCATCTAGCATCCATCATGACCTGCTCTACCCTGGCCACATGTGTAGATTCCTCCCCAAAACAGTATTTGCAAGAAACCAAACCTGACTCTTCAGAGAAGAcatcaaatatgaaaaaagacAGTCCTTATGGCGCAACAACTGAGCGATACTCTCACAGCAAGTCATCTTTAGATGAACCCTCCCCTACAGAATCTGAAGGCACTGCAAGACTCCAAAAGAAGGGATTTTCAACAGATAGAGTCCATGACCTTATAGAGAGCCAAGCAGTGGAAGACTCAACTGTGACTATTCAAAGAAGGTTGCCCAAGTACATCATCCCACGTGTCTACAGACTTGATTGGCAACAAGGTTCGGACCAGACTGACTCatctcaaacagcagcagaaattcCTCTGGTTGCAGTTCAGCCAATACAATTTGATACTTCTATGACTCCTCTAAACACTGCCGGAATGAAAATGGAAACTTTTCAAAACAATGATTCAAACCTTCTTGATGAACTCAACCGTCACATGGTAACAAAAACGAAACCATTTCAGGCTGAAGCCCGAGGAAATGACACAGCGACCAGGGCAAAAAAAGATGTAACACAAGTCGATATAAAAAACACTAATATGGAGCCACACATTGCTCTTTTTGAAGACACTAGCAATAAGGCTACATTTGAAGATAGAGAAACTTTTAATGTAACATTACCTGAGATTAAACAGGAGATGGACAGTCCAAAACAGAAGCCGAAGTATAAAACAATCAGCTATGGGGATCCTTCAGtcaaacaaatatacaaaccaAAAATCATACGTTTTACAGATACCTTCACATTTTAGGTTGGTACCAGTGGACAGACACCAAAGCACAATATCAGTCAGCCTTTGCTGGTCAAGCACCGTTTCTTTACCTTTGTTGTTACACTGATAGCCTCCAAATAACCTACATCAGTTAGACTGACCGGGTTGACCATTCAAGGTTGAATGGTTGCAAACAGAACTGCCAACGCGATGACTGAGTTTTgatctgacaaacaaacaaccaataTGAATCATCATTGTTTCTACTTGCAGGACATGAACACATTCAGCAACATAATCATAGTGCCAGAGATGGTTGATAAACAAGCAGAGCACAAAGATTGTATACACATGCTTTAAACAGCATTTCACTTTGAACCTATACTTTAATAAAATTTTGTATAAATCCATGGTCTGTTTAGTTTcaagggtttttttgtttttgtttttgtttaataaatgtATTCCAGTTATTGCAAAATATTTTAAGAACTTTTAATACAAGATTCTTTTTTTCACTAGTAAGatacaaaacattatttttaataaatgcagtttgtgcatttaaaaaaattaactcCTGAAAACTTTCAATGTATACCCAATTATTGGCATGGTGTAATATGATTATTTCGAGAAATTTGCTCACCGtgtaaaaaattaattaattaataaaaataattgctgCATAAGAATTACTGAGGAATTGGCTAAATGGCCATAATGGTTTCAAAGTTTCTTACCAAAGAAACAAAGGGGTTTTGGTTATGATCTTCAATATGAATGAAGACATGCTTACACACATGCTTGGTGGAGCCACACAACTGTATCTAAAAACTATCCACTATCCAATACTGTTTGCTGGGAACGGTTACGTGGCATTGTCAAACACATCTGAAGTTGGAAGTTCATCTAATTCACTGCACAAATTCTGCCCACCGGCAGGATCACACCACAGCAGAGATAAGTCTTACTTTAAATGTACGCTGGTATTCCTACCAGAGGATAAAACTGTGGGGCCCCACATGAGCCATTCTTTGTCCTTCCAGAGACCTATTCTGATGAAGAGCACAGTGTTGTTATTGCATGTCTATTTGTATATGTAGGGCAGATAAAACGTCAATCAAATTTTAAGTAATTTTATTTGACTGCTAAACATGATTTGCTGTAGTTACGCTTCTTTATATATACGCGTCACTTTTATCACTGTTTTGTATTCTTTTTGAGTAAATAAATTATCAATTTCTGATGGAAAGGCAAAAAAATCCACAACTCCAAAGAGGGTTACAGTAGAAGATACAAGTAACAGTTAATCATTTTGAGCAATTTAAAGGTCCCTTACTCAGCCTTCTTTGTGTACAACTTATCAAATTTCatctttttgacctttttttaaattattattattttggagaCTTTCCTGCCTTCAGTTTGATGACAGGAAGGGGACAGTGACTATCTGCAGCTCTACTCCATATTCGCTcattagttcattcattcagttgaactgaaaactgtttatgtttttattgttagCTTTTCCATTCTTATTTGTTCAAAACTTTGAACATATGcagtatatacatataataacattacaatgataataataggAAAACACTCAACTTTTAGCATTTGTTTCTCCAAAGGTGCAGCTGTGCATACACTGGGACAGTGGGAGCTACAGTAAACGAAGATTTTTTTGACATTATTGTTTATTGATGTAAAATCTTTTACACCTCCTAGGATTACACCTTACCCCAGAGCAGATATACCCGGACAGGCAGGTTACTGATGACTGGGTTTACCTGTGCGACGTGGCTTAGGTGAAGAGGGCGCGGATATTTTTGCTGCCTTTACATGTTGTCGGACATCTTAAAACCATCAAGGTGCAAATGGGGCATCGGGGAGGTCGGGGACATGTAGAATTTTATGATCAAGGGTCATCAAGGGTTACCAATGAAAACTTTAGGTTGTATCTCGGTAAACAGCGGACAAACTACAATATGAAAAACAGGTATTGGATGCTTTTCTGTACAATGTTCTAACAGGTCCTGGGGTTCTCCTAAATGTTGCAGTTGCTGAAGGTATCATCAACTTCATACATATCTGTTACTGAACATAATGTAACACGTTATCACTGAAAGCCCTGTCAAATGTCATAGTTTCATTTGAGCACATAAACTCATACTCGTAATGAAGATttctatctttgtgtgtgtgtatctgtttaaCTTTTTGAATATAACAAATAGTGCTGAACCGGATCCCCGCTTGAAACGAGTATCCGGTGCGGATATAGCCCGGTGCTGGGCTGAAGGGAAatcctcagggcgtcctgtgataggacagaggTGAAAACAATcggcggcacaatttaaaacTGTCCAACAATtagcttaaaacattttttcaatgtgTCAGATGATTGTGCTAACGTGCTAGCTGTACCGGAGAGAAaacggtacaatgaaaaactcacaccGGTGGATCTTTCTCactgtcccttctgtttgccctcattttcatggagaaatgatcccgCTGAATGAccggaggtgacatacatcgatatttacagctacctgatggagtccccGGTAAGATCATCTTTTAACCTAATAGCaataaaaagttaggctacatcatcattttaaaatagctttttatgaCCCAAACGTTTTACATCTGCCCCACTTTCTGGGGTTATGGGGTAGAAACTTGATTCATAGCAGACGCGGTGCTACATGCAGCCCGCATCGCGTTTCTCATTCTCCCTGTTTCTTCACCTGGTCAGGTTTTTTCCGGTCGGTCGCCCTTCCTGCCTTTGTGTAATACtaattaaattgaaaataaaagtatattgAAGCTTACGATAAACatagcaacttctgatcaactcatatcaatttcaggcttaaaaatacaactttcgtATTAACCGCACCCACTTCCGGTTTAAGCCCCGCCTTTTCCGGCTACGACTACAGATCCCaataatgtagatggttgaacagataacTGTGGTGTACTCCTCATCCCTaataacaaatatataaatgtaattacCTTAAGGGTACAACTCAAGTATAGCTGAATTAGCCCTCATTGATCCGAATCTTTATCTTAAAAAGAGATTTTGAACGGGAAGAAATTTCAAGCAAAAGATAATGTAGATCCAGTCTTAAATGACGCGCTGTAGTAGATATAGCGAAATATTGTTTGCAAAGTCCAGTCCATTGTTAATCATAAGGAAAAAATACAGTTTATACAGATTCAGCCTGCATCTGAGGACAGAGTCCATTCATAGTCCACTGACTCCCAGACATCCAACCCTCACAGCCTCAGCTATCCCTTCCGGGTCAAACACCTGACGccacaggtaaaaaaaacaaaaaacaaaaaacagccatcTAACCTGTATGCAAACCAGTAAATGAGTCTTAAGTAAAATTGTTGGCTACTAACGAGAACAAACAGTCGTCAGAGTTGAATGTCGGCAGCTTGGCCGTTGGAGTAtttgccttttctgtctttctcattACTGTAATGAAGTGAGTGACTTGCACAGTAACCCACTGCAGctccactcttttttttctccttatatCTAACGCCCCGTGAATGCACCATAAAATACATGCTGCCATCCCAGTAGAGCTCTTAAGTACAACGTTACGGGAGTCACGTGAAAGCAGCATTAGTTCTAGCTGGCGTGTGTGTGCTCCGGGACGAAGTCTTCCACGGAGCAGGCCGGTCCAGGAGCAGAGGATCCCCCAAAGTGAGCTGAACCATCAGGATCACACCGAGCAGCTCGGTGTTACCGGAGCTAATGGAGGGCTGTTGTTCAGCGAGCAGAGGCGGCCGGGCGGCAGCAGGTGCAGCTGGGTAGCAATAAAACTCCACTCTCTGTTTAATGGACGATCTGAGCTGCAGGCTGTCGGTTAAATATCCCGACTAAAACCAATCCTTGGTCTGAAGAGAAGATAAAAACAGTAAGTAaattctggaaaaacagaaaactaatgaaacagcagcagcagcttgtgtgCACGCCGGCATGAGGAAAGTTAAAACGGTAACTTACCTCCGCTGAAACGGTCACTCTTAGTTTGGTGCTCTGTGAAAAGTTCGACtctggacaaaaacaaacacaacaactacGACAACACAACAAAACGCGGTGGATACACGATGAGACCTTAGCTCGGATTTTCCAGGAGGCCGGCGATGGAGGAGAAGAACAAGGCGGCGGTCCGGAGCCGCTCCGCCGACGGCCGGGCTAAAGAGCGGGTGGACAGGTAAGGTTAGCTAACGGGGGAGTTAGCGTTAACCGGTGAACGGCCTTTATTCACCCCATCAGGCCAACGACACTTTCCACCGATTCCCAACCGGCGGGCATTTTATTCCCGGAGAGTTGGAGCAGCATCGTTAGCAAgcaaacagtttgtttgaaccGTAACAGCAACTTGTTGAAAGCCGCGACAGCTGTCGGTCCGGAGCTGTGCTGTTTTTTACGATGCAATGTggattttaatgtaaaaacagaGCTGTTGGGATTATGACTGGATTAAGTTCATAAAACCAAACGGAGCTGGTTCACCGACAGACATTACTTGTTTTAAATCTAAGCAAAgtgcaaaaaaagagaaaaggttgGCCTTTTCCCTCATTTGATAGTTAAGTCGGACATTGAAGAAGTTGGTGTCAAAGGGAATAATGACATTTTATCTGGTTTAGATGTAACTGAAAGACTGATGGTAAAAAAATCATCGCGTCTTCTCAGTTCTcataaaacagaatgaaattaTCTCCGAATGTCTCATGTGTGCTGACTTAACACATTTGGcagcaaagagacacaaaacaaaccaaagcagtTAAGGTCTTCAAATTAGATTTAGACAAAACGACTGTTCAAAGCCAGGACACAGGATGAAGGATGACAAAGTGGTCAAAGTTGACATGCTGAAGCAGACGGATTCAGCATCCTTATAATAAAGCCTACTgtgtcattttcactttttggtAATGTTGTAATTCGATTTAACACAATGGATCACTCTGAGTCATAGTTTGTGGCTCTGTAAAAGTGtaccacttttatttatttatttatttatctatttttccTAATAGCACATACAATTTTAGGACACTTCATATTAAATTTGAACTTGGTTCTCTTTAAAATTGTTTAATTGAAAACATTACAGCTCCTATGAAGGTTAGATAAATTACAGGTCAGTTGTATAACACTGTTACTTAGGTGGAGGAGGGCTGGTGCACTGTTCAACCAGACAGATAACTCAAACAAACACCTGAAATTAGGTGCGGCATTCACAAATACAGCAGTGAAACACCCACTGTGTAACTTAGATGTTGTATTGGGCGCATGCTATCAGGTCTGAAGTGCTTGTGAAGACGTTCTGAAGAGATCTAGTATCTGACCACAATGCTAGTTGGTAGGCACAGTCCTCCTGCTGGGGTGACTTTGCTCTTGTGAAATGGTTAAGCTGCAGGAAGATTATGGCGTTATCTAATGGCATTAGGCTGAACCAACTacacacaaaactttttacCTGGAATCAGATTGTAAATTAACATAATCTAAAGATAAATGCAAAAGAAGACTGCAGGGGTTTATTTTGGTATAAATGCTTATTAATTCCAGTACTTCCTGAAAACAGTCTTTTCAGGTGTTTTCATCAGTTGTTAACAGTCCCAAACTTTGTACTTTTTGGCCCAGGGTGGATCCATATGGCTTTGAACGCTCACAGGACTTTGACTATGAGTCATACGAGGAGTTCATGTCTGAATATCTAGTTGTGCTCACTCGACGGTCCATCAAATGGTCCAAACTGCTGAAGGGCAAAGGCAAGGTGCAGAAGAACGTCAAATGTAAGTGTgaaaattcaacacacacaggctgtagCTTGAAGTCTTTGAGTCTTTGCAAAGTGGTTATTAAACTTAAGTGTTCCCTTTCTCTGTCAGTAAAACGATATGTGCGTAAGGGGATTCCCAATGAACACAGGGCACTGATCTGGATGGCTATCAGTGGGGCGCAAGACAAGTTGGAGAAGAACCCAGGATACTACCAATCCCTGGTTGGAGCCCAGCACGACCCCAAACTGATGGAGACCATCCGTACAGGTCAGGCTGTGAACATATTCAACAGTGCCGTGGCACACTTCATTTTCTGCTTGAACCTTTACCTAACCAGAGGGGATAGTTGATTCTAGTGCAAAGAGCATCATGAacatatgcaaaaaaaaaaattggctgatttttttttttttttttaaatgcccttaaacatttaatttcactttatgTTGGGTGTACCAAATACTGTAAGTGGTACTGTAACATTTGTTTTGCACTGACATTGCCATCATACATCTTTTTGAATGCCACGATGGAATTCAGAGATGAAAGCTAATGCAGAAATTTGACCAAATGAGTAGAGTAATAGGTATTGTTACCTAGTCAGGGAATTCTTTCACTATGACACGGTCACTGATTTTGCTTAATGGTTGCTTCTGAATGCTGACTAGCCAGTGGAGTCAGACTTACTGGCAACAGTCAGACCCTTAAAACCCAATAATGACCAACAGCCTGTACATAAACATAACAAAAACGTTTTGCTTTGAGTCAGTGAAACTGCTATTTGACCAGACCAGCTAAAAAGCTGTTTCCTTGTGTGAGAtagttcattcaaaatgaaaacagtacATCGAAAGAACACAAAGGACCAGGATGTGTTCTTTTAGCTATCAATGTAAGAATACAATAATGGTCCTTGTGGTTTCTCATACTACTAggaaatcatttaaatttttacagCTTTGTTATAACAGTTCGTGGGTAaagatggtaaaaaaaatttcttgctgagctgcagcatgtTGCGTGGCATGGGACACATGATCTCAGAGCAGTTAAGCCACCGGTTTGGCTCTGGATGGTTGGACTCTTTGCTGCAtatcattttccattttttttttttctgtcatttcatgtCCTGCCATATTAACATGTGAAGGGCAATATAAATAACAGCATGATCGCCATTACATTTACTGCCAAAACCACTATACATAATTTTACAAGTTCGCGTACCAACAACATCTGAAAACTAAATGATGAGCCCATGTGGTCTCTTTCTCTCAGACCTCAACAGAACATTTCCAGACAACATCCATTTCCGCAAGACCTCCAATCCATGTCTACAGAAAGCTCTGTACAATGTGCTGCTGGCTTACGGTCTGCACAATCCAGCTGTCGGTTACTGCCAGGTAATTCTGCCTAAAATGGATTTTGGCATCATACCATACCCAGGAATACTTGAGTGGAACAAGGACCTTGTGTTGTGAATCTGTGGATTCTTTCGatattgcacttttttttttttttccccccataatTTAGTTTTGTGCTGTATGACTGAAATGCCCTGATGGGTTGAGTTCATTATTGATGTGGATTACTGGAATTGGGTTTCAAAGGTGGTTGCGTTGAAGATaatttaaagtttgattttcCTCCAGTCCTCTTCATATGACTGTACACTTATGTAAAAACATGTATGACAGGAAGAGAACACTCCTGcttatgtttatttatatatatatatatatatatacacatataccATAACTAGAACCCATTTTCTCTCATCATAATCATGTagcctgtttttatttgagtgGTTATGTGTCTCCTTATTTCGACTCCTGTGCTGACTTAATGCTTCATTAGACTTTTCATGTTCTCATTACATGAAACCTCAGTGCTTTCTCTTTTGTCCTCAGGGGATGAACTTCATAGCTGGATATTTGCTTATCATCacaaaagatgaagagaaatcCTTCTGGCTGATGGATGCACTACTTGGCAAAATTTTACCAGGTGTGTATGTACTTGTGTGCAGAATTTGTCACTATTCTGGTTTCTTGACAGGTGTGTGCATGTAGGTGTTCACGTTGTTCTTTCACAGGGATAAGAATAATCTCATTAGAGGTCACATGGTCCGTGTCTGTTAGTGGCTTAAGACCTAGAGcgtgttttaatttaatttaaacactCACTTAAACAAGTAATTACCCCAATAAAATAGAAAGAACATTGTAGCTGGAGTTTGATGTAATTGGGCTTTCCATTTAAGATGTCAAGAATAACTGAAatagatatatttatttgtgtgcaatTAATCTATCAAGAAGAGTGGTGAAGTAATAATGTCTTTGTGCATGTGG
This window harbors:
- the grtp1a gene encoding growth hormone-regulated TBC protein 1-A isoform X1, translating into MEEKNKAAVRSRSADGRAKERVDRVDPYGFERSQDFDYESYEEFMSEYLVVLTRRSIKWSKLLKGKGKVQKNVKLKRYVRKGIPNEHRALIWMAISGAQDKLEKNPGYYQSLVGAQHDPKLMETIRTDLNRTFPDNIHFRKTSNPCLQKALYNVLLAYGLHNPAVGYCQGMNFIAGYLLIITKDEEKSFWLMDALLGKILPVYYSPDMLGLKIDNEVLGELVKMKVPGVWQTMVDHNVMWTLVVSRWFICLYIDILPVETVLRIWDCLFYEGSKILFRVALTLIHHNKALIQEAHSLPDICQIFKQITQGPFVEECHTFIEKIFTEPGSLPMATLTKLRGSCQSRIIAEES
- the adprhl1 gene encoding inactive ADP-ribosyltransferase arh2 encodes the protein MEKFKAAMVLGAAGDALGYRKGRWEGCPSGKKIQEELASLGGLGALKLDPDNWPLSDATLMHMTTAEALITDYWCLEDLYRELVRLYVEAMVSLQGRAPDPTTVEGCVNLKPHNFLLAWHTPFNEKGSGFGAAAKAMCVGMRYWQPERLDSLVEVSIEIGRMTHNHPTGFLGSLTTALFASYAIQGKPIVTWGRELMKVIPLAEDYCKKTIRHMAEYQENWFYFEAKWQFYLEEREIDKEGQNKPLFPDRYDAEETDKMYKRWSSEGCAGRRGHDAPMIAYDALLAAGSDWTELCKRAMFHGGESEATGLIAGCLYGLMNGLSQVSQGLYQDLDKRARLEELGEALYKAASMEKCIDK
- the grtp1a gene encoding growth hormone-regulated TBC protein 1-A isoform X2 → MSEYLVVLTRRSIKWSKLLKGKGKVQKNVKLKRYVRKGIPNEHRALIWMAISGAQDKLEKNPGYYQSLVGAQHDPKLMETIRTDLNRTFPDNIHFRKTSNPCLQKALYNVLLAYGLHNPAVGYCQGMNFIAGYLLIITKDEEKSFWLMDALLGKILPVYYSPDMLGLKIDNEVLGELVKMKVPGVWQTMVDHNVMWTLVVSRWFICLYIDILPVETVLRIWDCLFYEGSKILFRVALTLIHHNKALIQEAHSLPDICQIFKQITQGPFVEECHTFIEKIFTEPGSLPMATLTKLRGSCQSRIIAEES